One region of Citrus sinensis cultivar Valencia sweet orange chromosome 6, DVS_A1.0, whole genome shotgun sequence genomic DNA includes:
- the LOC102610696 gene encoding ABC transporter G family member 20-like: MEAPNMSPLSAGDNPLLLIHHAPKTEQKTEAGKNNNRSARFKDPLTIRDLEDQHQVIDLSNASSPASTTHPFVLSFNNLSYGVNSKLLLDDISGVAREGEIMAILGASGAGKSTLIDALAGRIEKESLKGTVTLNGAVLESRLLKIISAYVMQDELLFPMLTVEETLMFSAECRLPRSVSKKRKRERVEALIDQLGLRSAAKTFIGDEQHRGVSGGERRRVSIGIDIIHDPILLFLDEPTSGLDSTSAFKVVKVLGEIAKSGSVVIMSIHQPSYRIFSLLNRLIFLSHGQTVYSGTPATDFSLFFAEFGHPIPENENPCEFSLDLIRELEEAPSGISSLVQFNKSWQMTRNPKMASDTDHQPDVDLEDAIEASISRGKLVSAGKNKNVQTFVNPFWTEMLFLSKRSNTNSRRMPELFGTRLGAQLVIACVLATLYWQLDDSPKGTRLRLAFVAFAMTTIFYNCAREIPALLQERNIFIRETSYNAYRVSSYVLAHALASIPSMITLSLVFALTTFWAVGLAGGFSGFLFFFITMFASYWAGTSFMAFVAGFIPNIQIGFTIVVAILGLSLLFCGFYISHDEIPSYWIWFHYVSLVKYPFQGALQNEYGDPNRCFLTGLQFFDGTPFDGLPNSTKIELLQSMSNVLGRNITGSTCLTTGMKILEQKGITDISKWKCIWILVAFGFLFRVLFYFTLLFGSKNKRR, from the coding sequence ATGGAGGCACCAAACATGTCGCCCCTAAGTGCAGGCGACAACCCTTTGCTCCTCATTCACCATGCACCAAAAACAGAGCAAAAAACAGAGGctggaaaaaataataatcgcAGTGCCAGATTCAAAGATCCCCTCACTATCCGTGATCTCGAAGATCAGCATCAGGTGATTGACCTGTCCAATGCTAGCAGCCCTGCATCAACGACTCACCCGTTTGTGCTTTCTTTTAACAACTTATCATATGGTGTTAATTCAAAACTTCTACTGGATGATATTTCTGGGGTAGCAAGAGAAGGTGAGATAATGGCGATTCTCGGGGCTAGCGGAGCTGGTAAATCAACTCTGATTGATGCTCTGGCTGGCCGCATTGAGAAGGAGAGCTTGAAAGGGACTGTGACTTTGAATGGAGCAGTTTTGGAGTCAAGGCTTTTGAAGATCATATCTGCGTATGTAATGCAAGATGAACTTCTGTTCCCTATGTTAACCGTAGAAGAGACCCTCATGTTTTCGGCAGAGTGTCGGCTTCCACGCTCTGTCTCCAAGAAAAGGAAACGAGAAAGAGTTGAAGCTCTTATTGATCAGCTCGGATTGCGAAGTGCAGCGAAGACTTTTATCGGTGATGAGCAGCACAGAGGCGTTTCAGGAGGCGAACGCAGGCGTGTTTCGATTGGAATTGATATAATTCATGATCCAATTCTGCTGTTCCTCGACGAACCCACATCAGGGCTTGATTCCACAAGTGCATTTAAGGTTGTTAAGGTCTTGGGGGAAATTGCAAAGAGCGGAAGTGTTGTGATTATGTCCATACACCAGCCGAGTTACAGAATTTTCAGCCTACTAAACCGTTTGATATTTCTATCACATGGACAGACTGTGTACAGCGGAACTCCAGCCACTGATTTTAGTCTATTCTTTGCTGAGTTTGGGCATCCGATTCCTGAGAATGAAAACCCATGTGAGTTTTCTCTTGACTTAATTCGTGAACTTGAAGAAGCTCCTAGCGGAATCAGCAGCTTAGTTCAATTCAATAAGTCCTGGCAGATGACGAGAAATCCAAAAATGGCCTCCGATACTGATCATCAACCCGATGTTGATCTTGAAGACGCAATCGAGGCAAGTATTTCCAGAGGTAAATTAGTCTCGGctggtaaaaacaaaaatgttcaAACTTTTGTCAATCCTTTTTGGACCGAAATGCTGTTTCTTTCCAAAAGATCAAacacaaactcaagaagaatgCCCGAATTATTTGGCACTCGCCTAGGAGCACAACTTGTGATTGCATGTGTACTGGCCACCCTTTATTGGCAACTCGATGACTCCCCAAAAGGCACACGACTACGCTTAGCTTTTGTTGCATTTGCCATGACCACCATATTCTACAATTGTGCAAGAGAAATCCCCGCATTGCTTCAAGAGCGGAACATTTTCATAAGAGAAACTTCCTACAACGCTTACCGGGTCTCATCTTATGTACTTGCTCATGCTCTGGCCTCCATTCCTTCCATGATCACCCTTTCTCTTGTTTTCGCGTTAACAACCTTTTGGGCAGTTGGTCTAGCCGGAGGCTTCTCGGggttcctcttcttcttcatcacaaTGTTTGCTTCATACTGGGCTGGAACTTCGTTCATGGCGTTCGTCGCTGGATTCATCCCCAATATACAGATAGGTTTCACCATTGTTGTAGCGATTTTAGgcctttctcttctcttttgcGGATTCTACATTTCTCATGATGAAATCCCTTCGTATTGGATTTGGTTTCATTACGTTTCTCTTGTTAAGTACCCATTTCAAGGTGCTCTACAAAATGAATATGGGGATCCCAATAGGTGTTTCTTGACGGGGCTTCAGTTTTTTGATGGCACACCGTTTGATGGTCTCCCAAATTCAACAAAGATCGAGTTGTTGCAAAGCATGAGCAATGTGCTGGGCAGAAACATTACGGGGTCAACTTGTTTGACTACTGGCATGAAAATACTGGAACAGAAAGGGATAACGGATATCAGCAAATGGAAATGCATTTGGATCCTCGTTGCTTTTGGGTTCctttttagggttttgttttACTTCACTTTGTTGTTCGGGAGCAAGAACAAGAGGaggtga